One Streptomyces sp. V4I8 genomic window carries:
- a CDS encoding TetR/AcrR family transcriptional regulator — protein sequence MSERVVPPAARRRRRPTKQGVVLSEALIVETALRLIEEHGTDALSVRRLGRALGADPSSLYRYFRTTDDLMLAIADELIGRTLRTWRPTGDWRADLRDLGLRMHAGALAHPRAAVLSSYRVTGRAHEIQAVETILGVLRDAGFPDAEAVRIYHAFVDQALAHGALDSASAAMPRAAREAEADVWRATYAGLSADAHPHIAATARHLVADMARSSYPAVLELLLSAAAARLAETETPWPGHP from the coding sequence ATGAGCGAGCGCGTCGTCCCGCCCGCCGCCCGGCGGCGCAGGCGCCCCACCAAGCAGGGCGTCGTCCTGTCCGAGGCACTGATCGTCGAGACGGCGCTGCGGCTCATCGAGGAACACGGCACCGACGCCCTCTCGGTACGCCGCCTCGGCCGCGCGCTCGGCGCCGACCCCAGCTCGCTCTACCGCTACTTCCGGACCACCGACGACCTGATGCTCGCCATCGCCGACGAACTCATCGGCCGTACGCTGCGCACCTGGCGCCCCACCGGCGACTGGCGCGCCGACCTGCGGGACCTCGGCCTGCGCATGCACGCCGGGGCCCTCGCGCACCCCCGGGCGGCGGTGCTCAGCTCCTACCGGGTGACGGGGCGGGCGCACGAGATCCAGGCCGTCGAGACGATCCTCGGCGTGCTGCGCGACGCGGGGTTTCCCGACGCGGAGGCGGTGCGGATCTACCACGCGTTCGTCGACCAGGCCCTCGCCCACGGCGCCCTCGACTCGGCGAGCGCGGCGATGCCGAGGGCCGCGCGGGAGGCGGAGGCCGACGTCTGGCGGGCGACGTACGCGGGCCTGTCCGCCGACGCCCACCCGCACATCGCCGCGACGGCCCGCCATCTGGTCGCCGACATGGCACGCAGCTCCTATCCGGCCGTGCTGGAGCTGCTCCTCAGCGCGGCGGCGGCTCGGCTCGCGGAGACTGAAACGCCCTGGCCGGGACACCCGTGA
- a CDS encoding VOC family protein: protein MPLVTAGFVVLDCAEPEKLAVFYEELLDGEQTEATANRVEIRGADGTRLAFRRDMNATPPSWPRPENSLQAHLDFVVEDLDEAERRIVGLGGRPLDTKDAAGPYEERGYADPAGHSFTLHRRAPTAPKQG, encoded by the coding sequence ATGCCACTGGTGACAGCGGGTTTCGTGGTGCTCGACTGTGCCGAGCCGGAGAAACTCGCCGTGTTCTATGAGGAACTGCTGGACGGCGAACAGACGGAAGCGACCGCCAACCGTGTGGAGATCAGGGGCGCCGACGGCACGCGCCTCGCGTTCCGGCGCGACATGAACGCGACGCCGCCGAGCTGGCCACGCCCCGAGAACTCCCTCCAGGCCCACCTGGACTTCGTGGTCGAGGACCTGGACGAGGCGGAGCGCAGGATCGTCGGGCTGGGCGGCCGGCCCCTGGACACGAAGGACGCGGCCGGCCCCTACGAGGAACGCGGCTACGCCGACCCGGCCGGCCACTCCTTCACCCTGCACCGCAGGGCCCCCACGGCACCGAAGCAGGGCTAG
- a CDS encoding DUF4235 domain-containing protein produces the protein MAKKNKQKKAKLPLAYKPLGFALGWASGALAGLAFRKTWMAIRHEEDAPDALDRDRSWGEILLAAAVQGALFAMARSLADRAGAKAVERSTGVWPVSEKGGRD, from the coding sequence ATGGCCAAGAAGAACAAGCAGAAGAAGGCGAAGCTCCCCCTCGCCTACAAGCCGCTGGGATTCGCCCTCGGCTGGGCGAGCGGCGCGCTGGCGGGACTCGCCTTCCGCAAGACCTGGATGGCGATACGGCACGAGGAGGACGCGCCCGACGCGCTGGACCGGGACCGCAGTTGGGGGGAGATCCTGCTGGCGGCCGCGGTCCAGGGCGCCCTCTTCGCGATGGCGCGCAGCCTCGCGGACCGCGCGGGCGCGAAGGCGGTCGAGCGGTCGACGGGCGTGTGGCCGGTCAGCGAGAAGGGCGGCCGGGACTGA
- a CDS encoding APC family permease → MSDQPHSVDPAAQPALRRSLGVLDGIAIAASSTAATTSIGIGLGVTAGVVGLHLPAIMLLAFLPVLGIAGAYSRLNKVEPNAGNGYVWVGRSLTPWLGFMVGWVNIVAVVAFLAYTTAVTGSALLQLAGDAGVHRVGGLALDPGSTAQTTAVGILVLVAVTLTAVTGIRTAARLQAGLLVFEYVVLLGFCGYGIVTGPHDFSLSWFDPFAIPSATALAQGLLLSVFCYWGFESAFSVNEEVRDPRDASRAGITTLCTMLGLFLLGSIAFQRVLSEEELVGHGAEGLAFFGERLASQPWAALPLVALMFSAVASLQAGVIPTARAMFAMSRDRTLGPVWSKVSPRYGTPAAGTVLIGVLAALVAALALVIPRLADMIMATVSAVGIVVALSYALTAVAAAVRFRSLLREDWREGIRAVVFPALSAAALLGLGGYLGWSFYTSADHFEVSADNGWFLLSTPLAMIASGFVAAAWAKWVRRSPYFRTGKGTDADAPQLLTASR, encoded by the coding sequence ATGTCCGACCAGCCCCACAGCGTCGACCCAGCGGCGCAGCCCGCGCTGCGCAGGTCCCTCGGTGTCCTGGACGGCATCGCCATCGCCGCCTCCAGTACGGCGGCGACCACCAGCATCGGCATCGGTCTCGGGGTCACGGCGGGGGTCGTCGGCCTGCATCTGCCGGCGATCATGCTGCTGGCGTTCCTGCCGGTCCTGGGCATCGCGGGCGCCTACTCCCGGCTCAACAAGGTCGAGCCCAACGCGGGCAACGGCTATGTGTGGGTGGGCCGTTCGCTCACGCCCTGGCTGGGCTTCATGGTCGGCTGGGTGAACATCGTGGCGGTGGTGGCGTTCCTCGCGTACACCACGGCGGTCACCGGCTCGGCCCTGCTGCAACTGGCCGGGGACGCGGGAGTGCACCGGGTGGGCGGCCTCGCGCTGGACCCGGGTTCGACCGCGCAGACGACGGCGGTCGGCATCCTGGTCCTGGTCGCGGTGACGCTGACCGCCGTGACCGGCATCCGCACCGCCGCGCGCCTCCAGGCCGGACTGCTGGTCTTCGAGTACGTCGTCCTGCTGGGCTTCTGCGGATACGGCATCGTCACCGGCCCGCACGACTTCAGCCTGAGCTGGTTCGACCCGTTCGCGATCCCGTCGGCGACGGCGCTCGCGCAGGGCCTGCTGCTGTCGGTGTTCTGCTACTGGGGTTTCGAGTCGGCGTTCAGCGTCAACGAGGAGGTCCGCGACCCGCGCGACGCGTCCCGGGCAGGGATCACCACCCTGTGCACCATGCTGGGGCTGTTCCTGCTCGGCTCGATCGCCTTCCAACGTGTCTTGTCCGAGGAGGAGTTGGTCGGCCATGGCGCCGAGGGCCTGGCCTTCTTCGGCGAGCGGCTGGCGTCCCAGCCGTGGGCGGCGCTCCCCCTGGTCGCCCTGATGTTCTCGGCGGTCGCCTCGCTGCAGGCCGGGGTGATTCCGACGGCCCGGGCGATGTTCGCGATGAGCCGCGACCGTACGCTCGGGCCGGTGTGGTCCAAGGTCAGCCCCCGGTACGGGACTCCGGCCGCCGGCACCGTGCTCATCGGCGTCCTGGCCGCGCTGGTCGCGGCGCTCGCGCTGGTCATCCCCCGCCTCGCCGACATGATCATGGCGACGGTGAGCGCCGTGGGCATCGTGGTCGCCCTGTCCTACGCCCTCACGGCCGTCGCGGCCGCGGTGCGCTTCCGCTCGCTGCTGCGCGAGGACTGGCGGGAGGGGATACGGGCGGTGGTGTTCCCCGCGCTGAGCGCGGCGGCTCTGCTCGGCCTCGGCGGTTACCTCGGCTGGTCGTTCTACACGTCCGCCGACCACTTCGAGGTCAGCGCGGACAACGGGTGGTTCCTGCTGTCCACTCCCCTGGCGATGATCGCGTCGGGCTTCGTGGCCGCCGCGTGGGCCAAGTGGGTGCGCAGGTCGCCGTACTTCCGCACCGGCAAGGGCACCGACGCCGAC